Genomic segment of Arthrobacter antioxidans:
CGAACGCGATCCCGGGCGCGTCGGTCGCACCGTCCTCCGTGACCGGGATCTGCATGGGGGCCCAGTGGATGTCCGGACCGTCCGCGACGGCCTCCTGCAGGTCCTGCGGGAGCATGCTGGCCGTCACGCCGTTCTGGCTCACCGTGGTGGGGACGAGGACGTCGCCCGAGATGGGCACCAGGATCGCATGGCGCGGCGCGTCGGTGTCCAGGCTGACGAGTGCCTCGACGGAGTCCAGCACGAGGCGGCTGGTGGTGTCGCGGTCGGTCGCGGAGGACTCCCTGAAGACGGCCTTCGTCCGGGTCAGCTCCTCGGTGGCCTCGGCACTGAACTGGTCGAAGCGCTGGTCGTAGAGGGCCCCGGCGATCTGGTTCGAGAGGAACCCGCCGACGGCGACGAAGGAGACCGAGGTGAGGAGCATCGTCGCGACGACGGTCCGGAACTGGAGGGAGCGGCGCCAGCGCTGCGCCACCGACTGCAGCAGCGAGCGGGCGCGGGCCGATGCGGCATGCAGCCGAGCGGCTTGCGGACCGGGCGCGGCGGACGGCCCGCCCTCGGGCTGGCCCTCCCCTGCGGCAGGCCCGTCGGCGGCCCGGGGATCGGCGGCACCGGGGGCCGGATCGGCACGAACGGCCGTCGCGGCAGTCACGTGACCTGCCCCGGCGTCGCGGTCCGGTGCGGGCTCCGGGGTCGGGGTGTCGGGGTGAGCAGCGCGGGAGCCGGAGGAGCGGCGCTCCCGGCTCCCCCCATCAGCCCTGTCCGGCCTTGTATCCGACACCACGCACCGTCAGGACGATCTCGGGTGCCTCGGGATCGCGCTCGATCTTGGAGCGGAGCCGCTGCACATGGACGTTGACGAGCCGCGTGTCGGCCGCGTGCCGGTACCCCCACACCTGTTCGAGGAGGAGTTCACGGGTGAAGACCTGCCACGGCTTCCGGGCGAGGGCCACCAGCAGGTCGAACTCGAGGGGTGTCAGCGAGACCCGCTGGCCCGCCCGTGCCACCTCGTGCCCCGCGACGTCGATGGTCACGTCGCCGATCCGCAGTGTCTCGGGAGCCTTGGACTCGGCGGGCCGCAGGCGTGCACGGACACGCGCCACCAGTTCGGCGGGCTTGAACGGCTTGGGGACGTAGTCGTCGGCCCCCGACTCGAGGCCGCGCACGACGTCGGAGGTGTCCGACTTCGCGGTCAGCATGACGATGGGGAGGTCTGATTCCGCCCGGATCTGGCGGCACACCTCGATCCCGTCCATGCCCGGGAGCATGAGGTCCAGCAGCACCAGATCGGGATGCGAGGAGCGGAAGACGCCGAGCGCCGCCGCTCCGTCGGCACAGAACACCGGGTCGAAGCCGTCGTTGCGCAGGACGATGCCGATCATTTCGGACAGGGCCTCGTCGTCGTCGATGACCAGTATGCGTGCCTTCATGCCTCAATACTGTCGTATCGACCACGCAAAGTCCCATCTGCCGCGGGGTGCGGGATGTCGCGTCGGAATCGGTGCTGCGCGGCTGCCTCGAATGGGCGTCCACCTCACTATGATGCTGGAGGGGGCCGCTGATCGCCTGCCTCCGGGAGCACCGACCGAGGGGACGCTATGCATGATCAGGTGGAGGGCCCGCCGGACGGCGGCCCTGCGGGCGACGGGACACCGCCCCGCCACGCCCGCGGCCCGGCACCCCACCAGGACCAGGCGCAGCAGCCACCCGCGCCCTGGCAGTCCCCCGGCCGGCAGCAGACGCCCCCCGCCCCCTCCTGGGGCGCACAGCAGGGCGGCCCCGCACCCGTCAACCCGTGGGGACAGCCCGCGGGCCCGGCCCGCGGCGACGTCCCCGGATACCAGGGGCAGCCGCCGGGCAGCGGGTTCCCGCCGCACTACGGCCCCCCGGCGGGCAGCCAGGGCTGGGGCGACGCCTATCCGCCGCGCGGGCCGGGGCAGGGCGGCCCCGGTTTCGATCGGCCCCCCGGCTACCAGGCTCCGCCGAAGCCGGGCGTCATCCCGCTGCGGCCCCTCGGGCTCGGCGAGATCCTCGACGGCGCGTTCCAGGCCTGCCGGAAGAACCCCCTGGCGACGTTCGGCACCGCCATCCTCCTGCAGGCCGTCGTCGCGCTCGTGACCGTGCTGCTGCTCGGCAATCTCCTGTCCTCCTTCGAGGTCTTCGAATCCGCGAACCCCACACCGGACAGCCTCATCAGCGCCTTCGCCGGCCTCGGCGTCTTCGCGTCGGTGGCCGGCGTCGTGTCCGCTGTCGCCCTGCTCGTGCTGCAGGGCATCCTCGTGATCCCCATCGCCCGCGCCGTCATCAACCAGGCGACCACCTTCGGCCAGGC
This window contains:
- the mtrA gene encoding MtrAB system response regulator MtrA encodes the protein MKARILVIDDDEALSEMIGIVLRNDGFDPVFCADGAAALGVFRSSHPDLVLLDLMLPGMDGIEVCRQIRAESDLPIVMLTAKSDTSDVVRGLESGADDYVPKPFKPAELVARVRARLRPAESKAPETLRIGDVTIDVAGHEVARAGQRVSLTPLEFDLLVALARKPWQVFTRELLLEQVWGYRHAADTRLVNVHVQRLRSKIERDPEAPEIVLTVRGVGYKAGQG
- a CDS encoding glycerophosphoryl diester phosphodiesterase membrane domain-containing protein produces the protein MHDQVEGPPDGGPAGDGTPPRHARGPAPHQDQAQQPPAPWQSPGRQQTPPAPSWGAQQGGPAPVNPWGQPAGPARGDVPGYQGQPPGSGFPPHYGPPAGSQGWGDAYPPRGPGQGGPGFDRPPGYQAPPKPGVIPLRPLGLGEILDGAFQACRKNPLATFGTAILLQAVVALVTVLLLGNLLSSFEVFESANPTPDSLISAFAGLGVFASVAGVVSAVALLVLQGILVIPIARAVINQATTFGQAWRLARRRILPLLGFGLLAFGAGLAGLALLVGISALAIVALEEYSALVIIPLVLGALVAMVWVSTKLVVAPAALMLEGVGPWSAIRRSWQLTRGNWWRTFGIVLLTSIIVSIITSVVSAPLSFAVTLFFGFSTSASATPDAMDSLPVLAASQAITALFTAVGYAFQAGVTSLLYVDLRIRREGFDVVLMREHEQAGPGTTDILPGGTTSFGHQPGGPA